The Candidatus Margulisiibacteriota bacterium DNA segment GTACTTTGTCCGTTGCTGGCGATTCTTCCTGGCCATTAGCCGGAGAGCTTTGTTTAATGGTGTTTATCTTAAGGGATAGTTTTTCATTGCGTAATCTGGCAATATCATTCTGCAACTCTTTCTGCAAACGCAGATATTCACTTAAAATTCTCTCCTGTTGTTCTTGCTGAACTTTAAAGTCTTCTCGCTTTTTAAGTTCAAAATTTTTAACTTTTTCCCTGGAGCTGTCCAGGCTGTTTTTTATAGTTTCAAGCTCCATGGCCAGTTTATTTTTTTCTTCGCGGGCTTTACGTAAATCGTCATCAATGCGTATTTTTTCTTCCTGGGATTTAATAAGCATTTGTATGGTTTCGGACGTATTTATTTTGTCAGAACCAGTTGTTTCTTTGTGAATAATTTTTATATCCGGATTAGATATGGTTTTTTGCGTTTTTTTCTTCATAAAGAAAATCTATCCCCAACGTTTAATATTATATCTGGGTTAATGTTTATAGTCTATCAATTGATAGATTTTTTCTTCTTTTTTCAGTGGACAGAAAATGTATATTTTTTTACAGAAAAATTTCGGACATTCATTTTGTCTTTACATATTTTTGAACAGAGCGTCAATTTCGTCCTGGTTCATTTTCGCGTTGTCCACGCCGAATTCTTTTTGTTTGATACTGATGCGTCCCATTTTATTTAAGGCTTTTGCTGTTTTTATCAGGTAATCTTTGGCATTAGCCAGCTCAACTTCAGTAAAATTGTCTTTTCTTAAAGAAATTACTTCTTTGACCATGGCTTGAAGACCTGGAGCGAGCCCGCTGATCATGGTGTTGCGTTCATCTTCCGGAAATGATATCAGGCACATGGCCAGTAAGTTGGGATCAAGCTCCATAAATACCTTGGTTAAATCTTCTTTGTTAAGGGATAAAACATCCTCGAAAAGAACAATCATGTCACGGATTTCAGCCAGTACATCCGGATGTTTTTCGTGCAGGGCCATGGTCAGTTCTGTTTTCTTTTCCGTAGGGAATTTGTCCAGCAACGGTAATACAGCGTGTTTCCCTCCGATAAGACAGGCAACTTTTTCTTTGTAAGTTTTTTCCAGCTCTTCAATATCTTTGGCAGGATATTCAATTTCGTAAGTCAGAAAAGGAATAATGTCCGTTTGTTCTTCGGTATCGAACCTGGAAAAAATTACACTACCCAGATGGCTTGGCAGATAGGAGATTATTATAGCTACTTTTTGCCAGAATAAATCCTTATTAGGGTCATCAGCAGGAGGTTTGTCCCTTTCCAGCAAATAGGCAAGTTTGAGAATATTGCCTTCATTAACAAATTCAAAATAATCTCTGGTGCCGGCATCTTGTTTTATAGTGATTTCATCGTCAAAACCTTTGGTTGCAGCGTCAACGTTAATGCTGCTATTTGCTATTTGCGACGACATGCCACTCCCCCCGCCGCCGCCATAACCCCCACCACCACCACTGCTTGATTCTTTAGCGCTGCTTTCAGCTACGGTGGTAGCAATCCCGCTGGCGCTTTTTGCCAGCATAAACATAGCCAAGGCAACACCGGCAATTGTTAGGATTAGCAATATTCCCAAACCGATAAAAATGAGCTCTTTTAGTTCCAATTTATTTGCGGATGAACTTTTTTTATTAACCAGTGTACTGATAAATTCTTTAGAAGACTTGATTTCATTTTTAAAAAATTCTATGTTCTGATTATTTTCCACGGAACTTGCCTCAGCCTGTCGCATGCTGTTTTCTATAAGCAATTGAAATTTTTTGTCACTGTCATTCATTAAAACCGTATTCATGTCGGCATTATTTTTAAGAATTTCCTTGATACTATCCAGGAATTTGGCATCAGCCTTACTTGTATCATTTTTTTCAGGTTGGTAGAAATTTTCTTTATACAACTGAATTGTACTGTTCCGATACAAATCAAAGTCCAGCCAGCTTTTGATTTTTTTCAGGACCTCATCCTCATTTTTTATGGAAGAATTTAGCCAGACAGTAACTTCATAATGGCTAAAAATATAGACATTTTGAATATTGGACTTGGCAATTTGTTTAATTGGGACTCCAGGTAAAAATAATGTTTGGACACGCTGCGCGTTTTGGTTATTTACTTTCACCCGGACTTTAATAGCCACAATAACCTGATTTATTCCGAATATTTTATCCAGCAGATTTTGCAGGTCTTTTTCTTTGATCTGTTGATAGGAAAGAATTTCCGAACTGGAGTTAAATTCCATTTGTGTATTTTTTTCAGTATTCATAGATAAGATTTCTTCGGTATTTGTTTTTACAATATTGGACACGGGAAATTCTTTATTAAAATTTATGTCAGGATTTTCCTCACAAATGCTAACACTTGAAAATAGAAGTAAAAGAATAAGCATGACCCGGCGAGAAAATTTTGCTAACAAAGTTTTTTTACACATATTAATCTTCCAGGGTTTGCAGGAAGTAGATTATTTCCTGATTGTTGGGCTGATAATGTAAAACTCTTTTCCAATATTTTTTGGCCCGTTCATAATCCTGTAACATATAATAGATTGAGCCTTTAAGCGACAGTGCTCCGGTATGCGTTGGATCTTCTTTTAAAATAAGGTTACATTCTTCTATAGCCAACCAATACTGTGATTCATAAAAATATAACAGGGCTTTATTCAGACGTTTGGTGAGCAGGTCAAGTGATTCATTGGATAAATCTTCATAGAGTTGCTGATATTCGGTATCTTTTTTAGTGGCAACCTCCCAGAACATATCTATGAAAAAACGATTACGGTTATAATATGAACTTAGTTCAATTTTATCCAGCGACTTGGTGTTGCCCAACACAAAATCACTTACAGCCGATCCGACAATGTTTCTTTCTTTTTTCACCAGATTTTTTTCATAATTTTTTACTTCTTTTTCAATGTTGGGATTCTTTTTTAAAATCAGTATGAATTTTTCTCTGGTCAGCAGATCGTTATTCCCGTTGAAGCTGCTGAAATCTGTATCAGGGAAAAAGTTTTTTAATATTTTTATGGCAGCATTGATAGAAACCGGAGCTAACGGATCGGAAATTGTTCCATCAACAAATTTCTGTTCGATGGCGGTCTGCACGTAGGGAAAAGCACTCAGTTTACCGGTTATTGTAGATATATAGGGAATTTTGGCAGTAAAGTTGGGGGTCAGATTATTCATGACCATACCGATCAGCGCCACCTGGATTGCGTTTAAATGCGCGTTAAGCTGAAAAGTATTGTCTGTAAAAAGAGGCAAATAATTGTTGCCGGCAAAATATTGGATGTCATTATAATATGTGTTGTTTGCGCTGACATCTGCGACATCCAGAGAAAAAACAGGGCATGTTTGAAAAAAAAGGATAGCGGTACATACTATTGATATAATAATTCGTTTTTTAAAAATGTTTTATCCCCTATAATGTCGTCAAACATAAACATTCCGGGCTATCCGGCACGTGCTAAAAAATACCTGTTCCCTCTTAAGGACTTTAATTCTATTCTAATAAAAGATTGCTAGAAGTTCAACAAAAGCACGAAAAACCTAGGATGTTAACTTATTAACCAGAGTAATGAGCTTTTCTTCGTCAAAAGGTTTAACCAGAAAATTTTTAGCGCCATTTTGTAAGGCGTCCATGATAGTTTTTTGCTGGGACTCATTGGTGAGCATCACGACTTTTGCATTTCTATTTATTTTAATGATTTCTTTCAAAGCAGTTAATCCGTCCATTTCAGGCATGTTCACATCCATAAACACCATATCCGGGTTTTCACTTTGAAACATTTGAATACCGTTAGCCCCATTTACAGCTTCCAAAATGGTATGACCGATCGGCCCCAAAATATTTTTTATACGCATGCGAACAAAAGAAGCGTCATCAATAACAAGTACTTTGGCCATTTTTACATTATATCATATTAAAGCAGTTCATTAAGGCAGCTGATAATTTTTTCATCATCAAAAGGTTTGGCAATAAATTTTTTGGCTCCGCATTGAATGGCTTCCATAATTCTTTCTTGTTGAGCTTCATTGCTAAGCATTATTACTTTTGCAGATTTATCAAAATCGATTATTTCTTTTAAGGCTTCAATTCCATTCTTAACAGGCATGGTAATGTCCATAAAAACAATTTGTGGTGAATCTGATTTATATTTTTCTACTGCTATTTGACCGTTTTCAGCTTGAATAATTTCATGTCCGGATTTTTTTAACATATTTGCAATCTTAATTCGCATGAAGGAAGCATCATCAACGACAAGTATTTTAGCCATATAAATACTATGCTACAACAAAGCTTTCTGCCATACAAGGACAGAATGATATTAATATACCAGAAAAAAATAATGTTTCGGCGGAAAGCCGTCAGGGAATTTTGACTCATGTAACATATTGAAATAGAAACAATAGATTTTCGGAGGGGGACGATATGGAACTCAATATTATTTTAGCGCCTATAGTTATGGTATTTATTCTCTGGATAGGATTACCCGAGATTTTACATAAACCCATGGAATATTTGCATGCAGCGTCAATTATGATCGTTTTGGGTGGTTGTATGTTCGCCCTCATTCTGGGATCAAAATTTACAAATTTTAAATCATTCCTCAAGGCCCTGACTTTTATTGTGGTCCCGCCAAAACATACTGAGGCAGAGCATGCTATAAACACAATCGTGGAATTGGCTCGTGTAGGCAAAACCAAAGGTAAATCCGCTATCGTTAGTGAAATAGATAAAATTAAGGACCCATTTATGAAATATGGTGTCCAGTTGGTTGTAGATAAAACAGGGGAAAATTTTATCAGGTCCGCTCTCTATAATACCATTGAAGAAATGCAGGAGAGGCACAATATTATTATAACCTTATATAAAAACATGGCAGTTATAGCACCGGTTTGCGGTATGGTAGGTACTATAGTTGGTTTGATCCAGGTATTAAAAAACATGTCCGACCCTTCAACATTAGGGGCTTCAATGGCTTTGGGATTAATAGCCACTTTTTACGGAGGATTTTTTTCTGGGATGGTCTTCAGTCCCATCGCGCAAAAATTGAGAATATTAAGCGATGAAGAAGCACACTTAAAAAGAATGATGACCGAAGGTATTTTATTTATTGAAAGGGAAGAAATCCCTTTGAAAGTTG contains these protein-coding regions:
- a CDS encoding response regulator, with amino-acid sequence MAKILVVDDASFMRIKIANMLKKSGHEIIQAENGQIAVEKYKSDSPQIVFMDITMPVKNGIEALKEIIDFDKSAKVIMLSNEAQQERIMEAIQCGAKKFIAKPFDDEKIISCLNELL
- a CDS encoding MotA/TolQ/ExbB proton channel family protein, giving the protein MELNIILAPIVMVFILWIGLPEILHKPMEYLHAASIMIVLGGCMFALILGSKFTNFKSFLKALTFIVVPPKHTEAEHAINTIVELARVGKTKGKSAIVSEIDKIKDPFMKYGVQLVVDKTGENFIRSALYNTIEEMQERHNIIITLYKNMAVIAPVCGMVGTIVGLIQVLKNMSDPSTLGASMALGLIATFYGGFFSGMVFSPIAQKLRILSDEEAHLKRMMTEGILFIEREEIPLKVEKYLYSYLSFAKSDKKGKKGK
- a CDS encoding tetratricopeptide repeat protein, with product MPLFTDNTFQLNAHLNAIQVALIGMVMNNLTPNFTAKIPYISTITGKLSAFPYVQTAIEQKFVDGTISDPLAPVSINAAIKILKNFFPDTDFSSFNGNNDLLTREKFILILKKNPNIEKEVKNYEKNLVKKERNIVGSAVSDFVLGNTKSLDKIELSSYYNRNRFFIDMFWEVATKKDTEYQQLYEDLSNESLDLLTKRLNKALLYFYESQYWLAIEECNLILKEDPTHTGALSLKGSIYYMLQDYERAKKYWKRVLHYQPNNQEIIYFLQTLED
- a CDS encoding response regulator; this translates as MAKVLVIDDASFVRMRIKNILGPIGHTILEAVNGANGIQMFQSENPDMVFMDVNMPEMDGLTALKEIIKINRNAKVVMLTNESQQKTIMDALQNGAKNFLVKPFDEEKLITLVNKLTS
- a CDS encoding FliG C-terminal domain-containing protein, whose protein sequence is MCKKTLLAKFSRRVMLILLLLFSSVSICEENPDINFNKEFPVSNIVKTNTEEILSMNTEKNTQMEFNSSSEILSYQQIKEKDLQNLLDKIFGINQVIVAIKVRVKVNNQNAQRVQTLFLPGVPIKQIAKSNIQNVYIFSHYEVTVWLNSSIKNEDEVLKKIKSWLDFDLYRNSTIQLYKENFYQPEKNDTSKADAKFLDSIKEILKNNADMNTVLMNDSDKKFQLLIENSMRQAEASSVENNQNIEFFKNEIKSSKEFISTLVNKKSSSANKLELKELIFIGLGILLILTIAGVALAMFMLAKSASGIATTVAESSAKESSSGGGGGYGGGGGSGMSSQIANSSINVDAATKGFDDEITIKQDAGTRDYFEFVNEGNILKLAYLLERDKPPADDPNKDLFWQKVAIIISYLPSHLGSVIFSRFDTEEQTDIIPFLTYEIEYPAKDIEELEKTYKEKVACLIGGKHAVLPLLDKFPTEKKTELTMALHEKHPDVLAEIRDMIVLFEDVLSLNKEDLTKVFMELDPNLLAMCLISFPEDERNTMISGLAPGLQAMVKEVISLRKDNFTEVELANAKDYLIKTAKALNKMGRISIKQKEFGVDNAKMNQDEIDALFKNM